In the Helicoverpa armigera isolate CAAS_96S chromosome 28, ASM3070526v1, whole genome shotgun sequence genome, one interval contains:
- the LOC110381360 gene encoding uncharacterized protein LOC110381360 codes for MTKFYKISTIIFISFYFSFVISRVHHSKRRLAWPWMTGKKSALKKSGDTKNIYPEKDYWSQSKNTREIPALPLEEKLRQVHKHLKQFTPIGLLTSPYTQESQQVKPKIAEPKNVQRNPDTLLKDNEPNGKNQEEKETETKPENVPWEEVKEWQEENQVADETISVKWKNKNMWEPDNAQKDIEAWKHTYLKKSERRRPEEDENYDDDMWQEDNSMKEILRWREPTEDIVYKEKYSELRNQGPDNAKKDIPHWKGKKSMITAPKWKTADHNNIQNKAREQEEDMVIDIDHPNFEMPRKEFDVATFQNATRTKVKEMVSKQLDSFLEDKSTSVEKKKKHSKRTKPQDSKENHKNPKKNCIKKCFISKCEVKCKGRQGSAACSAESCSAFTKGQDSAALCTGQLCHAVCVHKQCISACEGPICFGKCEGKACHAISQGRASQTICTKDECMASANGELVNAKCTGKRCVAQCFGANCTASCEGKSCLAACLGDKCISNCKGKNCHTNVNEQTVSPEEDKGHSDKTPHEADSDDGYYGNKNLIDETEKSKGKKIKHHKPTNPINPPVDDPNDGYYGNKNTIDQTEKSKGKKIKHQQPTDPMKVPSLDDPNDCYYGNKNTIDQTEKSKGKKKHHQPKDSNKIPPVDDPNDGYYGNKNQNGNTKKNKHRKIKEDKGVSINFTPNAEPKDGKTKVDYSIGIHVNDRLADYIKFELGELGASSLLRHFD; via the exons atgacaaaattttataaaataagtactaTTATATTCATATCATTCTATTTCAGTTTTGTAATTTCTAGAGTTCATCATTCAAAACGCAGATTGGCTTGGCCATGGATGACTGGAAAAAAGAGTGCTTTGAAAAAGAGTGgtgatactaaaaatatttatcctgAAAAGGATTACTGGTCACAATCGAAGAACACTAGGGAAATCCCTGCGTTGCCCTTAGAGGAGAAACTTAGGCAAGTGCATAAACACTTAAAACAGTTTACACCTATAGGATTGTTAACGAGTCCATACACGCAGGAATCACAACAGGTCAAACCCAAAATAGCAGAACCTAAAAACGTACAAAGGAACCCGGATACATTATTAAAAGATAATGAACCTAATGGCAAAAACCAAGAAGAAAAAGAGACAGAAACAAAGCCAGAAAATGTACCCTGGGAAGAAGTTAAAGAATGGCAAGAAGAAAACCAAGTTGCAGACGAAACAATTAGCGtcaaatggaaaaataaaaacatgtggGAGCCCGATAACGCACAGAAGGACATCGAGGCGTGGAAACATACATATCTGAAGAAAAGTGAAAGACGCCGACCTgaggaagacgaaaattatgATGACGATATGTGGCAAGAGGATAATTCAATGAAAGAAATACTGCGTTGGAGAGAACCCACTGAAGACATTGTctataaggaaaaatattcaGAGCTTAGGAATCAAGGCCCAGATAATGCGAAGAAAGATATTCCTCATTGGAAGGGAAAAAAATCAATGATCACGGCACCAAAATGGAAGACAGCTGATcacaataatatacaaaataaagctCGGGAACAGGAAGAGGACATGGTAATCGACATTGATCACCCTAACTTTGAGATGCCCAGAAAAGAATTTGATGTAGCAACCTTCCAAAAC GCAACGAGAACGAAAGTTAAAGAAATGGTTTCAAAACAGTTAGACAGCTTCTTA GAAGATAAGAGCACAAGCgttgaaaagaagaaaaaacattcGAAAAGGACTAAGCCACAGGACTCAAAAGAAAATCATAAGAATCCCAAgaaaaattgtatcaaaaag tgtttcatttcaaaatgtGAAGTTAAA TGCAAGGGACGCCAAGGTTCAGCAGCG tgCAGCGCAGAATCTTGCAGCGCTTTC ACCAAAGGGCAAGATTCAGCGGCTTTG tgtACTGGACAACTTTGTCATGCTGTG tgcgTCCACAAACAGTGTATTTCAGCG TGTGAAGGCCCTATTTGCTTTGGAAAA TGCGAAGGCAAAGCATGCCATGCTAtt TCCCAAGGACGGGCATCACAAACaata TGTACAAAGGATGAATGCATGGCTTCT gcTAATGGCGAATTAGTAAATGCAAAg TGTACAGGGAAAAGATGTGTGGCCCaa TGTTTTGGAGCCAACTGCACTGCTTCG TGCGAAGGAAAAAGTTGCCTCGCTGCA TGCCTCGGGGATAAATGCATATCAAAT TGCAAAGGCAAAAACTGTCACACTAATGTGAATGAGCAAACTGTTAGTCCTGAAGAGGATAAAGGCCACTCCGACAAGACTCCACATGAAGCAGACTCAGACGATGGTTACTATGGCAACAAGAACCTTATTGACGAAACAGAAAAGAgtaaaggaaagaaaataaaacaccacAAACCAACAAATCCCATTAACCCACCTGTTGATGATCCTAATGACGGTTACTATGGCAACAAGAACACTATCGACCAAACAGAAAAGAgtaaaggaaagaaaataaaacaccagCAACCAACAGACCCCATGAAGGTCCCATCTCTTGATGATCCTAATGACTGTTACTATGGCAACAAAAACACTATCGACCAAACAGAAAAGAGTAAAGGAAAGAAAAAACACCACCAACCGAAAGATTCTAATAAGATCCCACCTGTTGATGATCCTAATGATGGTTACTATGGCAACAAGAACCAAAATGGcaacaccaaaaaaaataaacatagaaaaataaaagaagataaAGGTGTATCAATAAATTTTACTCCTAACGCAGAACCGAAAGATGGGAAAACGAAAGTAGATTATTCTATAGGAATACATGTTAATGATAGATTGGCAGATTATATTAAATTTGAACTAGGAGAGTTAGGAGCTAGTTCCTTATTGAGACACTTTGATTAA
- the LOC110381359 gene encoding uncharacterized protein LOC110381359, translated as MTATEAPIKAPKVESAIKVVLRTMNLNNTNEQEWLAFETVLGPKHQYENECAAESCQSRCYKTSCDSVCTGDTCASGCVGVSCNAVCKASGCFAMVCKRGLLSFVLLQHVANLYL; from the exons ATGACAGCCACAGAAGCACCAATTAAGGCGCCCAAGGTGGAATCAGCTATTAAAGTAGTGTTAAGAACAATGAATCTAAACAATACGAACGAACAAGAATGGCTGGCTTTTGAGACTGTACTTGGACCTAAACATCAATATGAAAATGag TGTGCTGCAGAATCGTGTCAATCAAGG tGTTACAAGACTAGTTGTGATAGTGTG TGTACGGGAGATACCTGTGCTTCTGGG TGCGTGGGAGTAAGCTGCAATGCTGTG TGCAAGGCTTCAGGTTGTTTTGCTATGGTATGTAAAAGAGGATTGCTATCTTTTGTACTTCTTCAGCACGTggctaatttatatttatga